GATACGGAGCCCATTCGTCAGGTGCGTGGTGGAGCCTGAGCCGGTCAGCCGACCGTGCGGATCAGCTTCTTGTTGACGAACTCCTCCATGCCGTAGCGGCTCAGCTCACGGCCGAAGCCGGAGCGCTTGATGCCGCCGAACGGCAGCTCGGCCGCGTCGAGTCCGACGCCGTTGACGAACACCATGCCGGCCTCGATCTGGTCGGCCACGCGCTGGGCCTGGGCGGCGTCGGTGGAGAAGACGTAGGAGCCCAGGCCGTACGGCGTGTCGTTGGCGATCTGGACCGCCTCGTCCTCGTCGGCGGCGCGGAACACCATCGCCACCGGGCCGAAGAGCTCCTGGCGGTAGGCCGGGTTGTCGGTCGTGATGCCCGAGAGCACGCCGCTGGGGTAGAACGCGCCGTTGCGCTCCCCGGCGGTGGCCAGCTGCGCGCCACCCGCGACGGCCACCTCGACCTGCTTCGCGAGGTTCTCCGCGGCGGTGACCGAGGACAGCGGCGAGCCGCCGGAGGCCGCGAGCAGCTTCTCGGTGAACTTGGCGACGAACTCGTCGTACAGGCCGTCGACCACGATGAACCGCTTGCCGCCGTTGCAGACCTGGCCGGCGTTGTCCATGCGGGCGAAGACGGCGGCCTCGACGGTGGCGTCGAGGTCGTCGGAGGACAGCACGATGAACGGGTCCGAGCCGCCGAGCTCGAGGACGACCTTCTTCAGGTTGCGCCCGGCGATCTCGGCGACGGCGGCACCGGCACGCTCGGAGCCGGTGAGCGAGACACCCTGGACACGCGGGTCGGCGATGATGTCGGCGACCTGCTCGTTGGTGGCATAGATGTTGACGTAGGCGCCCTCGGGGAAGCCGGCGTCCTTGAAGATCTGCTCCTGCAGCGCGGCCGAGCGCGGGCACTGCGGCGCGTGCTTGAGCAGGATCGTGTTGCCGATGATCAGGTTCGGACCGGCGAAGCGGGCGATCTGGTAGACGGGGAAGTTCCACGGCATGATCCCGAGCAGGACACCGACCGGCATCTTGCGCACGACCGCGGTGCCCTCGCCCTCGCCGAGCTCGATCGGCTCGTCGGCGAGGAAGCGCTCGGCGTTGTCGGCGTAGAACTCGTAGATCGCGGCGGAGAAGTCGACCTCGCCCTCCGCGTCGGCGAGCGGCTTGCCCATCTCCTCGACCATCGCGGCCGACAGCTCGGCGCTGCGCTCGCGGTGCAGCTCGGCGACCCGGCGGATCAGCGCCGCCCGGTCGGCGACAGTGGAGGTCCGGCCCCAGGAGCCGTACGCCGCGGAGGCCGCGTCGATCGCGGCGGCGATGTCGGCGTCGGTGGCGGTCGGGAAGGTCTCGACCAGCTCCCCGGTCGCGGGGTTGCGGACGGCGTACTCGGTCATGGGGGTGGTGCTCCTTCTGGATGGGGTGTCGGTGGGTGCAACGGGTGGATCAGCGGACGCCCTCGACGTCGGAGGACAGCCGCTGCGCCAGCCAGACGGGGATGATCGAGAAGACGATCAGGACGACCGCGACGACGTTGACCACCGGGGCCTGGTTGGGGCGGAACATGTTGTTGAGGATCCAGATCGGCAGCGTGGTCGCCCCCTGTCCGGCCGTGAACGTGGTCACGATGATCTCGTCGAAGCTCAGTGCAAAGGCAAGCATGCCACCGGCGAGAAGCGCGGAGCGCAGCTGCGGGAGGGTGACCAGCCGGAAGGTCGTCAGCACGCCTGCGCCGAGGTCGGCGGAGGCCTCCTCGAGGCTGGTGCCCATCCGCCGCAGCCGGGCCTGCACGTTGTTGAAGACGGTCACGATGCAGAAGGTCGCGTGCGCCACGACGATGGTCCACAGCGACAGGTCGACGCCCATGATCCCCTTGAAGCCGTTGTTGAGCGCGATGCCGGTGACCACGCCCGGCAGAGCGATCGGCAGGATCACGAGCAGGTTGACGGCGTTCTTGCCGAAGAACGAGTAGCGCTGCAGGGCCAGGGCGAGCAGCGTGCCGAGGAGCAGTGCCAGCGCGGTCGCGATCACC
The genomic region above belongs to Nocardioides sp. QY071 and contains:
- a CDS encoding NAD-dependent succinate-semialdehyde dehydrogenase, with product MTEYAVRNPATGELVETFPTATDADIAAAIDAASAAYGSWGRTSTVADRAALIRRVAELHRERSAELSAAMVEEMGKPLADAEGEVDFSAAIYEFYADNAERFLADEPIELGEGEGTAVVRKMPVGVLLGIMPWNFPVYQIARFAGPNLIIGNTILLKHAPQCPRSAALQEQIFKDAGFPEGAYVNIYATNEQVADIIADPRVQGVSLTGSERAGAAVAEIAGRNLKKVVLELGGSDPFIVLSSDDLDATVEAAVFARMDNAGQVCNGGKRFIVVDGLYDEFVAKFTEKLLAASGGSPLSSVTAAENLAKQVEVAVAGGAQLATAGERNGAFYPSGVLSGITTDNPAYRQELFGPVAMVFRAADEDEAVQIANDTPYGLGSYVFSTDAAQAQRVADQIEAGMVFVNGVGLDAAELPFGGIKRSGFGRELSRYGMEEFVNKKLIRTVG
- a CDS encoding ABC transporter permease, whose translation is MTLSPLSRRVLAGLTFGVLALIYVPLLVVVANSVNPSQSMTWPPDGVTFEWWRRAAHSNGAREALVTSLQVAVIATALALLLGTLLALALQRYSFFGKNAVNLLVILPIALPGVVTGIALNNGFKGIMGVDLSLWTIVVAHATFCIVTVFNNVQARLRRMGTSLEEASADLGAGVLTTFRLVTLPQLRSALLAGGMLAFALSFDEIIVTTFTAGQGATTLPIWILNNMFRPNQAPVVNVVAVVLIVFSIIPVWLAQRLSSDVEGVR